The following are from one region of the Alicyclobacillus fastidiosus genome:
- a CDS encoding prephenate dehydratase domain-containing protein has protein sequence MNLYYLGPEGTHSHDAAVQLRDGMLRDAELIPCTTIPMVIERTCSVQAEKALCCVPIENSIQGSVAQTWDTLMKSACGTGDASQGGSISILAAFTVPIHHYAIHRQGISYEDVRRVYSHPQALAQCQEHIASLFPEAVPVALTSTAEAVRQIAEGDGAGSQADAAVAIAGRNAAARYGLECSSSPIEDQAGNETRFALVGTRASQVERVGTPLGWRLDERMVSLCLHGVAHSPGGLVGALLPFAQAGLNLGRVESRPVGDRLGNYVFYLDVSFAASAAGAELNARLAPVTHQLAASGIEVVELGNYPVYQVEL, from the coding sequence GTGAATTTGTACTACCTTGGACCAGAAGGAACACACAGTCACGACGCGGCCGTCCAACTTCGCGACGGAATGCTGAGGGATGCCGAGTTGATTCCGTGTACGACCATCCCCATGGTCATCGAGCGGACCTGTTCGGTCCAAGCTGAGAAGGCGCTGTGTTGCGTCCCGATTGAAAACAGCATTCAGGGTTCTGTGGCGCAGACGTGGGACACGTTGATGAAGTCCGCCTGTGGTACAGGAGACGCTTCTCAAGGTGGCTCCATTTCCATTCTCGCCGCCTTTACCGTGCCAATTCATCACTACGCCATTCATCGCCAAGGTATCTCTTACGAGGATGTGCGACGCGTCTATTCGCACCCGCAGGCGCTTGCGCAGTGTCAAGAACATATCGCCTCCTTGTTTCCAGAAGCAGTGCCTGTGGCATTGACGAGTACGGCGGAGGCGGTACGACAGATCGCAGAGGGAGACGGAGCTGGTTCGCAGGCGGACGCAGCCGTCGCCATTGCAGGCCGAAACGCGGCCGCGCGCTATGGACTGGAATGCTCGTCGTCGCCAATCGAAGATCAAGCTGGCAACGAGACGCGCTTTGCACTGGTCGGCACCCGAGCGTCACAGGTAGAACGCGTTGGCACGCCTCTTGGGTGGCGTCTCGACGAGCGCATGGTGTCCTTGTGCCTGCATGGGGTTGCACACAGTCCTGGTGGGCTTGTGGGGGCGCTTTTGCCGTTTGCGCAGGCCGGATTAAACCTCGGACGGGTTGAGTCGCGCCCGGTGGGGGATCGCTTGGGGAATTATGTGTTTTATTTGGATGTGTCGTTTGCCGCAAGTGCAGCTGGAGCGGAGCTGAACGCTCGTCTGGCGCCTGTCACGCACCAACTGGCTGCGTCTGGGATAGAGGTCGTGGAGCTTGGGAACTATCCAGTATACCAAGTAGAGTTGTAG
- the rseP gene encoding RIP metalloprotease RseP has protein sequence MPIISHLEFYVRAAIAIVCVFLVCVTLHEFGHFYVAKKSGVAVPIFSIGFGPKLVKWNRGGTEYSIRLLPLGGFVQMAGEAPQETWFPVGQEVAYELDDELRIIRLGDPKDLKHGYVGTVRRVDLTDAMEMAIDTAEGIRTFPVKPYARVMLNARSSIPVVEKHEQMLGKPLWKRAAVILAGPVMNFLLAGVLFAIVNMHTGIPTTTIGQVEPHTPAHAAGLQVGDKIIQIDNRAIHSWDDLRSSIQADLVSGAAKPKPLHLMVSRDGQTRPVTVTPAIEKNGEALIGIESTMSYNPLRTVPAGFSEMVRDTGLTVQAYGQLVWHHQFSSLSGPVGIADVISQQARLGFWNVVMIAGVLSLNLGMFNLIPIPALDGGRLLFMIIELVRGRKVDPQKEGFVHFVGFALLMLFAVVITYRDVTHLF, from the coding sequence CGCCGTTCCCATCTTCAGCATTGGGTTTGGTCCGAAACTCGTCAAGTGGAATCGAGGCGGGACCGAGTATTCGATCCGCTTGTTGCCCTTGGGGGGATTCGTTCAGATGGCCGGCGAGGCGCCGCAGGAGACGTGGTTTCCGGTGGGGCAAGAGGTCGCCTACGAACTGGATGACGAGTTGCGCATCATACGGCTCGGGGATCCAAAGGATCTCAAGCACGGTTACGTCGGAACGGTGCGTCGCGTCGACCTGACGGACGCGATGGAGATGGCCATCGACACGGCGGAAGGGATACGCACGTTTCCGGTGAAGCCTTACGCTCGCGTGATGTTGAACGCGCGCTCCTCGATTCCCGTCGTTGAAAAACACGAACAGATGCTCGGAAAGCCCCTGTGGAAGCGGGCAGCTGTCATTCTTGCTGGTCCTGTGATGAACTTTTTGTTGGCTGGAGTTCTGTTTGCCATCGTCAACATGCACACGGGCATCCCGACGACGACGATCGGTCAAGTCGAACCCCACACACCAGCTCATGCCGCTGGGTTACAGGTGGGGGACAAGATCATCCAGATTGACAACCGTGCCATCCACAGTTGGGACGATTTGCGGTCGAGTATTCAAGCCGATTTGGTATCTGGGGCGGCGAAGCCGAAACCGTTGCATTTGATGGTGTCGCGTGACGGTCAAACGCGACCTGTGACGGTGACGCCTGCGATTGAGAAAAATGGGGAAGCCTTGATCGGCATTGAATCGACGATGTCCTATAATCCACTTCGAACGGTGCCGGCCGGGTTTTCTGAAATGGTTCGGGATACGGGGCTGACGGTGCAGGCGTACGGTCAACTGGTGTGGCACCATCAGTTTTCCTCCCTGTCGGGACCTGTGGGCATCGCTGATGTCATTAGCCAGCAGGCGCGGCTCGGCTTTTGGAACGTCGTCATGATCGCAGGCGTGTTGAGTCTAAACCTCGGCATGTTTAACCTCATTCCGATTCCGGCGTTAGATGGAGGTCGCCTGTTGTTTATGATCATCGAACTGGTGAGAGGCCGCAAGGTTGACCCGCAAAAAGAGGGGTTTGTCCACTTCGTCGGGTTTGCACTGTTGATGCTGTTTGCGGTGGTGATCACCTACCGCGATGTGACGCATCTGTTTTAA